The following nucleotide sequence is from Carassius carassius chromosome 16, fCarCar2.1, whole genome shotgun sequence.
agttaaaaatattattatgtggaattcATCTTTGTGTATGTATACAGTCTATACTTTTGTGTTCATTTCataaaactatacatttaaaCTTAAAAGTTGTAATAGAGACTGTGAAAGgttattgtaatattacaaaaccatttttgttcttttatttttctatgtAACAAACATTGCTGATTTCCTTGATATTTGTTCCTCTGGTGGAGTGCTGTGTTTTTAAAACCCTGTTTCATGGTAAAAGAAGTTAAACGTTAAAAACATGTCTCAAGAAGTTCTTCCACAGGAGTGTGTGTTGCGTGAGTGGCTCCTCAGACGATCCCCTGGCTCCGTCTAAATACAGTCACTATGTCCACATGTGTATGTCGGTCtgctaacgcattctcatcccaaggcgtcatatactgacactcttgacatttcgtcaacatcctacgcatatggcaccctctagcgtcaatatgagacacagattatgggttaaggttagggttagggttagggttagggttagaccgctaggaggcgccttctggcccatttttatctgcttctaatattgacgctagagggtgccatgtgcataggttgttgacgaaatgtcaagagtgtcagtatatgacgccttgggatgagaacggtctggtatGTCATAGACCCAATCTCAGCTTTCAGACATTTACAAAATGTTAACTGACTGAGCCCTTAAATAGACTTATATGGGCCCCTTTAAGTCCTTCCAAATGTCTATTAACTGCTGTGGGGAACTCAGGATTGTCGTGATAACTCTGAGAAAATCCTCTCGCTTATATTGCCCCATATAGGCTTTAAACTGTGAAGAGTCTGGGGGAGATGAGGGTGCAACGCCCAACTGTTTCAGACAAGCGCCCACATATGCATCTTCTATGTTAAAGGGCTTTACTTTCTTTGATGCCTCAACTAATTTTTTTGGTAGGTCACTGGAGAAAACATATGCCATTCCCAGTAGGTATGTGGGGTATTTCGGTTCAGGGTACAATTCCTCTGCCACATACCATTTAGAGTTTATGTTTCTGACAACAACCTCGTTCCTCATCAAATGGCCTGTGATGTAGTTCTGTCTGGGTGTGTTGGGTGACAACAGCAGGGTCATCAGGTTCTCCAGGTTTATGTACATATCAGAATCAATCTTCATAGCATAAGCTGCTTGAGGGCAACGAGTGGCCAGCCAGTCCATGATCACCATGGTCTTTATGGTCAGATTGAAGTAAGAGTCCACAAAGTTGCTCTGCAGTAAATCTCTGTGTTGTCGACTCTCTTCCTCCAGCTGATGTTGAGCTTCAGCTCCTCCAGTCAAACCCACCAAGAACAGAGTCAGCACTGCTTTTCCCTGCACTGAGCTCTCAGTCCCCCATGTGCTGCGGATGGCGTTACGAGCCTCCAGCTGATGGGGGGCCACAGGGACCATCAAGACCAGGAACGGATCCTGCTTACATTTATCAGGTTCATCCAGGATGAAATGATAGTTGCTAGGATGAGCCACATAATGATGGATAGTTGTACCTCTTGGTTGGATATATTGATTGGACAAAGGTgctaataaatcattttcagtaCGATCAGCCGAAGTGCTTTTAATTACCTTATAATGAATCCGGTTCATGATTTTATTCAACCAGGTTTGAGAGAATGTAGTTGTCTCAAAGACATAAGCAACAGCAGACAATAAAAATGCTAATGTGAGCAGCagaataaatgtctttttaatgtGACGCATAAATAGACCACTATCTTGAGCCaaactgcaaagaaaaaaaagagaaacagatCAAAGATGCATTTAATAGTGAGAAAAAAACTgttgaaatgtgttttttaaataggcctgtaattaattaattttataattgttattattattttaaaacaacaacattatttaaatttttaaatgtaaaattagtttcctttcagtcggtcactcacaacgccacgtcggtgactgaTGAATTGGGGCATTCGCATCggtagaccaatctacttcgagtgtaaactaaacgagccaatgcacattggcatgcaattattgcatccagctgccactgatcacagtgtgagtataataaggcagcaggtgcaatgcataccagcttttcgcttcagagCCATTTTGCTCAAACTGTGTCCAGCTGTGAACTACGAGGTCAGCACACTCTCAGAAGCTTCATGTGTTGGGGGGATGGTGATCAGCGGTGGTTGTTCCCAAGTTGTGGGTTGCGCagttcaggctgcactaccccctgtcgtgttgcaagtgTCCAATTTCACTCTGTGCCtgagcactaaaagagcatttcctaaagagcaaatttctctaaaagagcttaatGTGTATGGACAtcaagcacgctgaggtggccttcgtggatgagtcatgttcccaaAAGATGTGAaaagatgaccatctcggagctgcaaaCCAGGCTTCGTTACCTTCAGTGGGGTGGAGTCCCATTGCCGCTGCCGCCAGGGGCGtgtctagagcattttcagtggGGGGGCCATGCTGGGGCACTGCCTCCAAATGGGTTGGCTGCcagtgacaaaaaataaaaaataaagagctaaattctacagtatattacgtaaatcctattgtttttatttttattttttacttgaatatagttacttgtaaacaaatgcagtaataaagcacatttttgattaatttagttttttgtcatcCCAGTATATATCCATTAAGTAAAATTtcagaataaataatttttttctttttttctttgaaagaaactCCCTATATCTTTACTTCTTTTCATGGATTGGCACTGCTCTCTTCCCTGCCTTCAAAAGAAACACTTATTTGTGTCTGTTATtctcaatctcaaaaaaaaaaaaaaaaaaatctaattgtgaatgaaatgcacagaATGCATCCATGTCATGTGTAAATGACTAAGTTAGGCCTGACAATTTGAAATCAACCACGACCAACATGAGCAGAGCCTGACGGGGTAAAAACATTGATCTGAGAAAACCATACAAACCATATATAAAGGTTACCTACCAGCACTTTGTTTGGTGTcttgtgatgtgtcgttcttgaacgattcgttcgaaTCTTTAACGTGACTAGGGAAGAACAAGTCGTCTCTGTGACGGCGACATCACTTggtggttttttttgttttggttttttttacagtggattctaatcttcaaaaattactttgttgtatgatttatgtcttttgagttcacccttcagattagtcTATAGAACTTTAGTGTTACTTGTtaaggattcaaaatgttatttgcttttaatttatgtcattatgtcctttttgagcaagcatcttatacatatattagaccaatttaagcaattattataccagcaaactcaaaattggattaaaaattaatctaggctataaatacttggattataatattattatatagtctagtgtttatttactgatagacagtcaaaaagacaaatgaatcaatattttatttataacaaggttttatttatttataaaataattacacaCCACATATCCTCAAGaatcagtaacaaaaacacagtgacagaaatcgCGCATGGATATGTAACTTGATTAAGGAATGatttgaacccgaagacttgtcagacaagagtctgaagacccaggtaaagaattaattcatcttttctgtatctttatagcattttagttttgtattgtttgtagtgtgatcaacgtttgcataagtactagatgtgtttgggaagtaacacgtaacattttaattacattttgctaaaatgaacgaaatgactcgaaaaaagattcgttcattttgctgaacgcgaCTCAAATGTCCGAATTGGtataatgatccgaacttcccatcactttactgtctatggtctcgACTTCCCACACTTGATAAAGTAAAAGTCCAAGTCCCCGACGAGCGACGagactggacacaaagcttcaggacctcagaccagctctttgtctgttacggaggccagcagaaggttAATGCCATCTCTAAGTTGGCTCATGGCGccttgctgacagatatttgtagagctgagGGCTGGGCGATCCCTAACACAttcgctagattctatagcctttgtgtggagctggtatcctcctgtgttctcacctctaACGGGTAGTGGCACAGATAGGCCCCAGTTGGAgtcggcttgctaaaactgctccagagtgtccgtactgtagatcACCCTAGGCAGTCAGACACAGCAGAATGTCCGGCACCAGGCTTCATGATGAATCCgcgagaaccatggaaggctgggttccatattgagacctaagcgttactcatatgtgtatagtccacggtatagccttagagcttGCCCCCCTCCCCCCCTTCTTTCTGACTTCTGCCTTctcaagagggttttaatcacctcaagtttctccatatacacctaaataGATGCcatatgtgtatttgcttccgAAAATGGGGCTTCTGCAATGTCCCTGTTCCAAGTGAAACgtgtacgttttcccagtgttatccaatctcacccagtgaggtagtgctcaCCCAGTAGAGGCAGTCCacatggcgctttggtagggatcccaattcattGGTCACCAATGTGATGTCGAGACTGACCGACTGAAAGTGAAAAGTCACATCACGTCGCCACGGTTGCTGTATCACCACTGAGCAGCCGGGTCACCGGCTCAGCTACTCAgcaaaaacctggtatgcattgcacctgctgccttattatactcacgctgtgatcagcagcagctggatggaATAATTGCATGCCATTGTGTATTGGCTAATTTAGTTttcactcaaagtagattggtctatcggaCCGATATCCCAATTCGCAGGTCACAGATGTGTCTCTGTCccctcctatatatatatacattacagaccaaaagtttggaaacattactatttttaatgtttttgaaagaagtttcttctgctcatcaagcctgcatttatttgatcaaaaatagagaaaaaaagtaatattgtgaaatattattacaacttaaaataatagttttctatttattataatgtattcctgtgatgcaaacctgaattttcagcatcattactccagccttcagtgtcacatgtaacatccagtctatcacatgatcatttagaaatcattctaatattctgatttgttatgagtgttggaaacagttctgctatctaatatatttgatgaataaaaggttaaaaagaactgcatttattcaaaataaaaataaattctaataatatatattctaataatatattttctttactatcactttttatcaatttaacacatccttgctgaataaaagtattgattgtaCTTAAAAAGTTACTGACTCGAAAttattgaccagtagtgtatattgttattacaaaatatttatattttaaaaacatagcttctttttttttttttttttttttattcatcaaagtatcctaaaaaagtatcacatgttctgaaaaaatattaagcagcagaactgtttccaactttgataatgaatcatcatattagaatgatttctaaaggatcatgtgataatgatcctaaaaattcagctttgcatcacagaaataaatgataatttaaattataataaatttaaaaacaattattttaaattgtaataatatatcagaatgttacatttttttctgtatttttgatcaaataaatgcaggcttgatgagcagaagaaacttctttcaaaaacattaaaaatagtaatgtttccaaacttttggtctgtactttatatatatttatatatatacacacacacacacacacacacacacacacacacacacatgatcacCTTCTAATTAAAGCAGACATGCTCAGTATTAGCACAGATAATTGTTCTAATTTGATTTCAGACAGATTTCAGACAGAAGGAAGAAATT
It contains:
- the LOC132160039 gene encoding beta-1,3-galactosyltransferase 2-like; translation: MRHIKKTFILLLTLAFLLSAVAYVFETTTFSQTWLNKIMNRIHYKVIKSTSADRTENDLLAPLSNQYIQPRGTTIHHYVAHPSNYHFILDEPDKCKQDPFLVLMVPVAPHQLEARNAIRSTWGTESSVQGKAVLTLFLVGLTGGAEAQHQLEEESRQHRDLLQSNFVDSYFNLTIKTMVIMDWLATRCPQAAYAMKIDSDMYINLENLMTLLLSPNTPRQNYITGHLMRNEVVVRNINSKWYVAEELYPEPKYPTYLLGMAYVFSSDLPKKLVEASKKVKPFNIEDAYVGACLKQLGVAPSSPPDSSQFKAYMGQYKREDFLRVITTILSSPQQLIDIWKDLKGPI